The following coding sequences lie in one Geotoga petraea genomic window:
- a CDS encoding nucleoside kinase, whose amino-acid sequence MKFKLKDIKNNKIYQVEKGDNFIGPAREYQKKTGRTVYAVKLNNNIREVFKEVHTDGEIEFIDIKSPDGVKINRRGIFFILYAAIKDIDKDDDLLVNNSLGNGVYCELKSKIPTEDDLKIIKENMKKYIERDLEFEKFNIDKFEAMKMFDAHNQNDKSLLFKYRKKTTVNFYKMNGYINYFYGYMPLKTSDLTDFDLIKVEKGFVLVTPNEKSPYKVPNYNHLNKLSATFNEYNEWLKILEIRTVGELNDYISKGRHSAIELIRISEALHEKKYAQIADDIIKRKNVRLITLAGPSSSGKTTSSKRISLQLRVNGLRPVEISLDDFFVERNKTPLDEYGNYDFESLYALDLDLFNNILSDLISGRQVQLPKFNFVTGKREWRKNKIQIEEDQPIIVEGIHGLNEKLTQSIERDKKYKVYVSALTQLNIDKVNRIPTTDSRIIRRIVRDFNFRGHDALATIKMWPNVRKGEEHNIFPYQEEADVMFNSNLIYELSILKIFAEPLLLKIDNSVPEYSEAKRLLKFLDYFLPITELEEIPRKSVIREFIGRSTFEY is encoded by the coding sequence ATGAAATTTAAATTAAAAGATATTAAAAATAATAAAATATATCAAGTCGAAAAAGGCGATAATTTTATTGGCCCGGCAAGAGAATATCAAAAGAAAACAGGGAGAACAGTATATGCTGTTAAATTAAACAATAATATTAGAGAAGTTTTTAAAGAAGTACATACTGATGGTGAAATTGAATTTATCGATATAAAGTCTCCAGATGGAGTCAAGATAAATAGAAGAGGTATCTTTTTTATATTATATGCTGCAATAAAAGACATTGACAAAGATGATGACCTATTGGTGAATAATTCGCTTGGAAATGGAGTTTATTGTGAGCTTAAATCAAAAATCCCAACTGAAGATGATTTAAAAATCATAAAAGAAAATATGAAAAAATACATTGAGAGAGATCTTGAATTTGAAAAATTTAACATAGATAAGTTTGAAGCTATGAAAATGTTTGATGCTCACAACCAAAATGATAAATCCCTTTTGTTTAAATATCGAAAAAAAACCACCGTCAACTTTTACAAGATGAACGGTTATATCAATTATTTTTATGGTTATATGCCTCTAAAAACAAGTGATTTGACAGATTTTGACCTTATTAAAGTAGAAAAAGGATTTGTATTAGTAACCCCAAATGAAAAATCCCCATATAAAGTCCCAAATTACAATCATCTAAACAAATTGTCTGCTACTTTCAACGAATACAACGAATGGCTAAAAATATTAGAAATAAGAACAGTTGGTGAACTTAACGATTATATAAGTAAAGGAAGACATTCTGCAATAGAACTTATAAGAATTTCAGAAGCATTACATGAAAAGAAATATGCACAAATAGCTGATGATATTATTAAAAGAAAAAATGTTAGACTTATAACTTTAGCTGGCCCTTCTTCATCTGGAAAAACTACATCATCAAAAAGAATTTCTTTACAGCTTAGGGTTAACGGACTTAGACCTGTAGAAATATCTTTAGACGATTTTTTTGTAGAAAGAAACAAAACTCCTTTAGACGAATATGGTAATTACGATTTTGAATCATTATATGCATTAGATTTAGACTTATTCAACAATATTTTGAGCGATTTAATAAGCGGAAGGCAAGTACAATTACCCAAATTTAATTTCGTAACAGGCAAGAGAGAATGGAGAAAAAACAAAATACAAATAGAAGAAGATCAGCCAATAATAGTGGAAGGAATTCATGGTCTTAATGAAAAACTCACTCAAAGCATAGAAAGGGATAAAAAATACAAAGTTTATGTAAGTGCTTTAACTCAGCTCAACATAGACAAAGTGAACAGAATTCCAACAACTGATTCAAGAATTATAAGAAGAATTGTTAGGGACTTTAATTTCAGAGGACATGACGCACTGGCAACTATAAAAATGTGGCCTAATGTAAGAAAGGGTGAAGAACATAATATTTTCCCATATCAAGAAGAAGCAGACGTGATGTTCAATTCAAATCTCATTTACGAGCTATCAATATTGAAGATATTTGCTGAACCCTTACTACTAAAAATAGATAATAGTGTTCCAGAATATTCAGAAGCAAAAAGATTATTAAAATTTTTGGATTACTTTTTGCCCATAACAGAATTAGAAGAAATACCAAGAAAATCCGTAATAAGAGAATTTATAGGAAGATCCACTTTTGAATATTAA
- a CDS encoding sugar ABC transporter permease encodes MAKIEKKNYLFTHILIIFLIIIILFPMIWVVSTSIRRDAAAFSPRLFSDRVTINNYTDLIFQTPTVPEIMQDLNKVSTYIGEYSDFTYDEAVKESKEKLTSLKSYLQTTENNMKAIGEKFDFIYYEFNNGYDSELLKEVNQYVEENDLGMFNEMISEIKSEAENYGFNFPANDLEQITKEFLEYRDQLYSDYLELNIEDEIQKQETIKAIYDIPVRTTLWNIRVGRKNPDNELVQQFGEKLNELKNMYSNLESEVENTKTKIEGKLEENFSGLLVRENEFSNQLESLEKQISNLNGEKNALNKTIDGLDNQIQAVGDIYIPESNKIIASYDIIKNIDLSNIEPQAPMFGDNAEFKDLVSEYARKLPQFVENMETMEKYRDGTILSVMRNFSEVYRYLDNNFDKIFAAREEKQILPSFEALKNLTAKMAISLDELVILSERYNKTMSELNKISEELNNLRSEQVSINEEYKTFETKNRKTLNFMNQSLSYPNILVSKYFSESEIENFYESEYYAKFMESDFFKGFTPERNRYSLLLWKSSLDESYEKFTMGRNDMDDVISKIRSNIEVFENNIDDYLRINYGGNLSSIPALTDMRDVYISDFGPVNANIARSSRVISDLSYISDSYLADSMKEIDKDLYEIQHSWEERIRKPFLRWLFNSILVAGMTAIITVIITSLAAYPFSRMKFVGRSSGLYFLMIVQMFPIVMFMVAIYGILNFLGDYLPFIGLDTLGGLIFAYLGNVAYNMWLFKGYYDTIPDSLEESAMIDGATRFQTFWLIVLPLSLPIISVITILTFMNTFNEFVIAKIVLQSEVNYTYAVGLQTFSQGPFETQWGLFTAASLIGAIPMVILFLTMQKWIIGGLTQGSVKG; translated from the coding sequence ATGGCTAAAATTGAGAAGAAAAACTACTTATTTACACACATATTGATTATATTTTTGATTATAATAATACTTTTCCCAATGATTTGGGTTGTTTCAACATCAATAAGAAGAGATGCTGCAGCATTCTCACCAAGATTATTTTCAGACAGAGTTACAATAAACAATTATACTGATTTAATATTTCAAACACCTACAGTGCCTGAAATTATGCAAGATTTGAATAAAGTGAGTACTTATATTGGTGAGTATTCTGATTTTACATATGATGAAGCGGTTAAGGAATCTAAAGAAAAACTAACCTCTTTGAAGAGCTATTTACAAACAACTGAAAATAATATGAAAGCTATAGGAGAAAAGTTTGATTTTATCTACTATGAATTTAACAATGGATATGATAGCGAACTACTAAAAGAAGTAAACCAATATGTTGAAGAAAATGATTTAGGTATGTTCAATGAAATGATTTCAGAAATCAAATCAGAAGCTGAAAATTATGGCTTTAATTTTCCAGCTAACGATTTAGAACAGATAACTAAAGAATTTTTAGAATACAGAGATCAATTGTATTCAGATTATCTTGAGTTAAACATAGAAGATGAAATTCAAAAACAAGAAACAATTAAAGCAATTTATGATATTCCGGTTAGAACTACATTATGGAATATTCGTGTTGGAAGAAAAAATCCCGACAACGAATTAGTTCAACAGTTTGGAGAAAAATTGAATGAGTTAAAAAACATGTATTCTAATCTCGAGTCAGAGGTAGAGAACACAAAAACAAAAATAGAAGGTAAATTAGAAGAAAATTTCAGCGGACTTTTAGTAAGAGAAAATGAATTTTCAAACCAACTTGAAAGTCTTGAAAAACAGATTTCTAATCTCAATGGAGAAAAGAATGCTTTAAATAAAACAATAGACGGACTGGATAATCAAATACAAGCAGTTGGCGACATCTATATTCCAGAAAGTAATAAGATAATTGCTTCTTACGATATTATTAAAAATATTGATTTATCAAATATAGAGCCTCAAGCACCTATGTTTGGAGACAATGCAGAATTTAAAGACTTAGTTTCTGAATATGCAAGAAAATTACCACAATTTGTAGAAAATATGGAAACAATGGAAAAATATCGAGATGGAACTATATTGTCAGTTATGAGAAATTTTTCTGAAGTCTACCGATATTTAGATAACAATTTTGATAAGATATTTGCTGCAAGAGAGGAAAAACAGATTTTGCCTTCTTTTGAAGCTTTGAAAAATTTAACGGCAAAAATGGCTATCTCATTAGATGAATTGGTTATTTTATCTGAAAGATACAACAAAACCATGTCAGAATTAAACAAAATAAGCGAAGAGTTAAATAATTTGAGAAGTGAACAGGTTTCTATAAATGAAGAATATAAAACATTTGAAACTAAGAACAGAAAAACTTTGAATTTTATGAACCAAAGTTTATCATATCCAAACATTTTGGTATCCAAATATTTCTCTGAATCAGAGATTGAAAATTTTTACGAATCTGAATATTACGCCAAATTTATGGAGTCTGATTTTTTCAAAGGGTTTACACCTGAAAGAAATAGATATAGTCTATTATTGTGGAAATCAAGTTTAGATGAATCATATGAGAAATTTACTATGGGTAGAAATGATATGGATGACGTTATATCAAAAATAAGATCTAACATAGAAGTATTTGAAAATAATATAGATGATTACCTAAGGATAAACTATGGGGGTAATTTATCAAGTATTCCGGCATTAACCGACATGAGAGACGTATACATATCAGATTTTGGCCCTGTAAATGCAAACATAGCAAGATCGTCAAGGGTTATTTCTGATTTATCTTATATAAGCGATAGTTATTTGGCTGATAGCATGAAGGAAATTGATAAAGATTTATATGAAATTCAACATTCTTGGGAAGAAAGAATAAGGAAGCCTTTCTTGAGATGGTTGTTTAACTCAATCTTAGTTGCAGGTATGACAGCTATAATAACAGTTATTATTACCTCATTAGCTGCTTACCCATTTTCAAGAATGAAATTTGTAGGAAGGTCATCTGGGCTTTATTTCTTGATGATTGTTCAAATGTTTCCTATAGTAATGTTTATGGTTGCTATTTATGGTATTTTGAACTTCTTGGGAGATTACCTTCCATTCATTGGGTTAGATACTCTCGGTGGTTTGATATTTGCATATCTTGGTAATGTAGCTTATAATATGTGGTTGTTTAAAGGTTATTACGATACTATACCAGATTCCTTGGAAGAATCTGCCATGATAGACGGTGCTACAAGGTTCCAGACATTCTGGTTAATTGTTTTACCTTTATCATTACCAATTATATCAGTTATCACAATATTGACATTTATGAATACATTCAACGAGTTTGTTATAGCAAAAATAGTATTACAAAGTGAAGTCAACTATACATATGCTGTTGGGTTGCAAACCTTCTCGCAAGGGCCATTTGAAACTCAATGGGGATTATTCACCGCTGCATCTTTAATTGGTGCTATACCGATGGTTATACTCTTCTTAACTATGCAAAAATGGATTATAGGTGGATTAACACAAGGATCAGTAAAAGGATAA
- a CDS encoding ABC transporter permease subunit produces the protein MNKLFHLLIWLFIATMNGFIVWATATLFMLGNNGFAIVIALFLLLTDWAIFTKRGYPYRYTLPAMFFLFVLTLYPMYYTVSTAFTNYGTGHLFSREQAIDILLTDSSYYYEPTEAEFLDFSVYVKYSEELKPTEDFVILFEDKDGNKYMATKPSVREFDSTGNLIYAETTMNEVVNKQVRINDNLYELIVQEENNKVVSIEGNNARYTYFYSPYDSSVSANSAFYNSVLRQNYLKSLIVNFGVKSYSLSNQYIYKKFGESYKIYETRVKSKIQGDRTYYETVVYNTRTNRELIEDNGTFYDINQNGNRERLIGYKTGVGANNFLKIINDPRISRPFFQIFGWTITYAGLTVIFSFAIGLFFAVTLNDSNLKGKIIYRTLLIIPWAIPAFISVLVWRNGFFNETYGVLNRFLLEGLFNAEPIKWLQDPFWAKVAVLIVNTWLGFPYMMTVSLGALQSIPNELYEASSIDGASRFKQFRSITLPLLMTSVAPLLVMSFAFNFNNFTNIYLLTQGRPAIPGTNTPAGATDILISYTYKLAFEGSRGQDFGFAAAISVLIFAIIAVLSYVNFKFSGSFEEVNR, from the coding sequence ATGAATAAATTATTTCATTTACTAATTTGGTTGTTTATAGCTACTATGAATGGGTTCATTGTATGGGCAACTGCAACATTGTTCATGTTGGGTAATAATGGTTTTGCTATTGTTATAGCATTATTTTTATTGCTAACAGATTGGGCAATTTTTACAAAAAGAGGGTATCCTTACAGGTATACATTACCTGCAATGTTTTTTTTGTTTGTTTTGACTTTATATCCGATGTATTATACTGTATCAACAGCTTTTACTAATTACGGAACAGGGCATTTATTTTCCAGAGAACAGGCAATAGATATCTTATTGACTGATAGTTCTTATTATTACGAACCAACAGAAGCAGAATTTTTAGATTTTAGTGTTTATGTGAAATATAGTGAAGAACTAAAGCCAACAGAAGACTTTGTTATTTTATTTGAAGATAAAGATGGCAATAAATACATGGCCACAAAACCTTCAGTGAGAGAATTTGATTCTACAGGTAACTTAATCTATGCTGAAACCACTATGAATGAAGTTGTGAATAAACAAGTAAGGATAAACGACAATCTGTACGAATTGATAGTCCAAGAAGAAAATAATAAAGTAGTTTCCATTGAAGGAAATAATGCAAGATATACTTATTTTTATTCCCCATATGATTCTTCAGTTTCTGCAAACTCAGCTTTTTATAATTCTGTTTTAAGACAAAATTATTTGAAATCGCTAATAGTTAATTTTGGAGTAAAGAGTTATAGTTTGTCTAATCAATATATTTATAAAAAATTTGGGGAATCATATAAGATATATGAAACAAGGGTAAAATCAAAAATTCAGGGTGATAGAACTTATTACGAAACTGTTGTTTACAATACAAGAACAAATAGAGAGCTTATTGAAGATAATGGAACATTTTACGATATAAATCAGAATGGTAATAGAGAAAGACTAATAGGCTATAAAACTGGGGTTGGAGCAAATAATTTCTTGAAAATTATAAATGACCCAAGAATTTCAAGGCCTTTTTTCCAAATATTTGGTTGGACTATTACATATGCAGGTCTCACAGTTATCTTTAGTTTTGCAATAGGTTTATTCTTTGCAGTTACTTTAAATGATTCAAACTTAAAAGGAAAGATCATTTACAGGACTTTGTTGATCATTCCTTGGGCAATACCTGCATTCATATCAGTTCTTGTGTGGAGAAACGGTTTTTTCAACGAGACTTATGGGGTACTGAATAGGTTCCTCTTAGAAGGTTTGTTCAACGCTGAACCAATAAAATGGCTACAAGATCCATTTTGGGCTAAGGTAGCTGTACTTATAGTTAATACTTGGTTAGGATTCCCATATATGATGACAGTTTCATTAGGAGCCCTTCAAAGTATACCAAACGAATTATATGAAGCATCATCCATAGATGGAGCTTCGCGGTTTAAACAATTTAGAAGTATTACTTTGCCATTATTGATGACATCAGTTGCACCTTTATTGGTTATGTCTTTTGCTTTTAACTTCAATAACTTTACCAATATATATCTTTTAACTCAAGGTAGACCTGCAATTCCAGGTACAAACACACCTGCTGGAGCTACGGATATTTTGATTTCTTATACATATAAGTTAGCTTTTGAAGGTTCAAGAGGTCAAGATTTTGGATTTGCCGCAGCCATTTCAGTATTAATCTTTGCAATAATAGCTGTATTGAGCTATGTAAACTTCAAATTCTCGGGCTCGTTTGAAGAGGTGAATAGATAA
- the malE gene encoding maltose/maltodextrin ABC transporter substrate-binding protein MalE, producing the protein MKKLLVLSLVALFATVGVFANSIVIWSSEQQVDFMRRIGEEFARDTGINVEVEQVNFGDIKSKFLTAAPAGEGPDIIVGAHDWVGELVTNGLIEPIPKSAVEVDKYADSGIDAFTWEGKLYGLPYAIESVSIYYNKDYVDEVPTNIEDFKALAKEYTTDETVGFIYRAEDFYFSSTFIQGKGGYVFDWSAEEGYDVSDIGLNNEGAIAGAKIIQSFYEEGIIPQGANYDTMNSMFKEGLAAMVLNGPWAAKEYLDAGIDYGVFPVTELNLGDGDTGKPFVGVQGLMINARSENKAFATEFVVNYLATQEGIYNFYIADPRLPAREDVSQIIAERGGPIPEDIVSSFQKAAAGGVPMPSVPEMAPVWSAMEEAILNIISGTQEVEPALNDAVNKITTAISE; encoded by the coding sequence ATGAAAAAGCTTTTAGTTTTATCTTTAGTTGCATTATTTGCAACTGTGGGAGTTTTTGCTAATTCTATCGTTATATGGTCATCAGAACAACAGGTTGACTTTATGAGAAGAATTGGTGAAGAATTTGCAAGAGACACTGGTATTAATGTTGAAGTTGAACAAGTTAATTTTGGGGATATCAAATCAAAATTCTTAACAGCTGCACCAGCAGGTGAAGGTCCAGATATTATTGTTGGGGCACACGACTGGGTTGGAGAATTAGTTACTAATGGATTAATAGAGCCTATACCTAAATCTGCTGTTGAAGTTGATAAATATGCAGATTCAGGTATTGATGCGTTCACATGGGAAGGGAAATTATATGGTCTTCCATATGCAATTGAATCAGTTTCAATTTACTACAATAAAGACTATGTTGATGAAGTTCCAACAAATATTGAAGACTTCAAGGCTTTAGCAAAAGAATACACAACAGATGAAACAGTTGGTTTCATTTACAGAGCTGAGGACTTTTATTTCTCATCAACATTTATCCAAGGTAAAGGCGGATATGTTTTTGATTGGTCAGCAGAAGAAGGCTACGATGTTTCTGACATTGGCTTAAATAATGAAGGCGCTATTGCAGGAGCAAAAATAATACAATCTTTTTATGAAGAAGGTATAATTCCTCAAGGTGCAAATTATGATACAATGAACTCAATGTTCAAAGAAGGATTAGCTGCAATGGTTCTCAACGGTCCATGGGCAGCAAAAGAATACTTAGATGCTGGTATTGATTACGGTGTTTTCCCAGTTACAGAATTAAACTTAGGCGACGGCGATACAGGGAAACCATTTGTTGGTGTACAAGGTTTAATGATTAACGCTAGATCAGAAAATAAAGCATTTGCCACAGAATTTGTTGTTAACTATTTAGCTACACAAGAAGGTATTTACAACTTCTATATTGCAGACCCAAGACTTCCTGCAAGAGAAGATGTTTCTCAAATCATCGCTGAAAGAGGCGGACCTATTCCTGAAGATATAGTTTCTTCTTTCCAAAAAGCAGCTGCTGGTGGAGTACCTATGCCAAGTGTACCTGAAATGGCACCAGTATGGAGTGCTATGGAAGAAGCTATTCTAAATATAATCTCAGGAACTCAAGAAGTAGAACCTGCATTAAATGACGCAGTTAACAAAATAACAACTGCAATTTCAGAATAA
- a CDS encoding pyruvate carboxylase subunit B: MRPYVVDTTLRDGQQSLIATRMKTEEFVDQLEKFDQVGYKAMEVWGGATYDSCIRYLDEDPWARLDIIKSKLKNTKTQMLLRGQNILGYRHYPDDVLELFIKKTAEHGMDIIRIFDALNDIRNLEKSIEFSKKYGMEVQGAMSYTESPVHNLDFYVDFAKKLVDRGVDSLCIKDMAGLLLPKKAYNLVKSLKEKFDIPIEVHSHNTTGLASMTYYAAIDAGADGINLALSPFANGTSQPPVEPFNETFDLGLNSKFILELDDHFWKVRKNHEDQDMKMTSINAKILDSQIPGGMLSNLVSQLKSQKAEHRLDEVLEEVPKVRKDLGYPPLVTPTSQIVGVQSTINVLTGKRYQMITNEVKNYLKGKYGKAPGEVNKELMKKALGDEKVIDHRPADDLNPEIENSRKKAGLITKTDEDLLTYILFGEAGVKYLKEKYNKELKVDFDIVNEYNSEESSIYPV; the protein is encoded by the coding sequence ATGAGACCATATGTTGTTGATACCACATTAAGAGATGGACAACAATCTTTAATTGCTACCAGGATGAAAACGGAAGAATTTGTAGACCAACTAGAAAAATTTGATCAAGTAGGTTATAAAGCTATGGAAGTGTGGGGAGGAGCGACTTACGACTCCTGCATAAGATATCTTGATGAAGATCCATGGGCAAGGTTAGATATTATAAAGTCAAAGTTAAAAAATACAAAAACACAAATGCTTTTAAGAGGACAAAATATTTTAGGATATAGACATTACCCAGACGATGTTTTGGAATTATTTATCAAAAAAACAGCCGAACACGGTATGGACATTATTAGAATTTTTGATGCTTTAAATGACATTAGAAACTTAGAGAAATCAATTGAATTTTCAAAAAAATACGGAATGGAAGTCCAAGGAGCAATGTCTTATACCGAAAGTCCTGTTCATAACCTTGATTTTTATGTGGACTTTGCTAAAAAATTAGTTGATAGAGGCGTGGACTCACTTTGTATAAAAGATATGGCGGGATTGTTATTACCAAAAAAGGCGTACAATTTGGTGAAGTCATTGAAAGAGAAATTTGATATCCCCATAGAAGTTCATTCGCATAATACTACTGGATTGGCTTCTATGACATATTATGCTGCTATTGATGCAGGGGCAGACGGCATAAACTTAGCTTTAAGTCCTTTTGCAAATGGAACATCTCAACCCCCAGTAGAACCTTTTAATGAAACATTTGACCTTGGTTTGAATTCGAAATTTATTTTGGAATTAGACGACCATTTTTGGAAGGTAAGAAAAAATCACGAAGATCAAGACATGAAGATGACATCTATCAATGCAAAAATATTGGATTCTCAAATACCAGGTGGAATGTTATCTAATCTTGTGTCCCAATTAAAATCTCAGAAAGCAGAACATAGATTAGATGAAGTCTTAGAAGAAGTGCCTAAAGTAAGAAAGGACTTGGGATATCCCCCACTTGTAACCCCTACCAGCCAAATTGTTGGAGTTCAATCTACAATAAACGTTCTAACAGGTAAAAGATATCAAATGATTACTAATGAAGTGAAAAACTATTTAAAAGGTAAATATGGGAAAGCGCCTGGAGAGGTTAATAAAGAACTCATGAAAAAGGCTTTAGGAGATGAAAAAGTTATAGATCACAGGCCTGCAGATGATTTGAACCCTGAAATAGAAAATTCCAGAAAGAAAGCTGGATTAATAACAAAAACAGATGAAGATTTGTTGACATACATTTTGTTTGGAGAAGCGGGTGTAAAATATTTAAAAGAAAAATATAATAAAGAATTAAAAGTAGATTTCGATATTGTAAACGAATATAATTCGGAGGAAAGCTCAATTTATCCAGTATAA
- a CDS encoding QueT transporter family protein, whose translation MKTKDLVSAGLVAGIYVVLTVLFQPLSFGPVQFRISEAFTVLPFLNPAFIPGLYVGVMVANIIGGLGAWDIWFGSFLTLIAAFLTWKMPKKYLAPLPPIFVNAFGVSLYVSKLYEVPYWPTVIWIGVGQAVVTYAIGIPILYMFQKYYNNNN comes from the coding sequence ATGAAGACAAAAGATTTAGTTTCAGCAGGGCTGGTAGCTGGGATATATGTTGTTTTGACAGTTTTATTTCAGCCATTAAGCTTTGGACCTGTACAATTTAGAATTTCAGAAGCCTTTACAGTTCTCCCGTTTCTAAACCCAGCTTTTATTCCAGGACTGTATGTTGGAGTAATGGTTGCAAATATAATTGGAGGTCTTGGCGCATGGGATATTTGGTTTGGAAGTTTTTTGACTCTTATTGCAGCTTTTTTAACTTGGAAAATGCCTAAAAAATATTTAGCCCCGTTGCCACCGATATTTGTTAATGCATTTGGAGTTTCTCTGTATGTATCAAAGTTATATGAAGTTCCCTATTGGCCAACAGTGATTTGGATAGGAGTTGGGCAAGCGGTAGTTACCTATGCGATAGGTATCCCAATATTATACATGTTTCAAAAATACTATAACAATAACAATTAA